A genomic window from Flavobacterium sp. I3-2 includes:
- a CDS encoding AtpZ/AtpI family protein codes for MDNKEKNKRNKWLALTSIPIQMLVIIYLAFKLGSWLDEKYKFENELATKVVTLLGVFVALYQVINQVNQINKNE; via the coding sequence ATGGACAATAAAGAAAAAAATAAGCGAAATAAATGGTTGGCATTGACATCGATTCCAATTCAAATGCTAGTCATCATTTATTTAGCTTTTAAATTAGGAAGTTGGTTGGATGAGAAATATAAATTCGAAAATGAATTAGCAACTAAAGTTGTAACATTATTAGGAGTTTTTGTAGCTTTGTACCAAGTTATAAATCAGGTTAATCAAATTAATAAAAATGAATAA
- a CDS encoding tetratricopeptide repeat protein produces the protein MKKHINKYIIALTVVTFLIACSTKKNTAMTRAYHSTTTKYNILYNGQLAYDEGIETLKTKYHDDFNNILTVERIQPEKNAIIVQQERDPNFQRAEEKAVKAAHLHSIYISGKEHNPQMDEAYMLLGKSRYHDNRYVPALEAFNYILLKYPDSDLYYDAQVWKEKTNLRLEYYNVAIKNLKKLLREDKFKSQTKSEALATLAQGYIYSDYLDSAKIPLKEAIELTNNLDERARYTFILGQLNSKTGDKDAAIANFQRIIDYNHKVPRSYLINAYAGKFFNQDYKTVDTLVFLKEYNKLLKDRENRAYQDVIYNQMGTLYDLYGVNPKAIENYNKSLSKIKDNQYLKVSNYRSLAELYYKQKVYEMAGKYYDSTMVNMNPDSREYLAIKHKRNNLIDVVKFEAIIKENDSILNLVYASPDERNTIINKFIEERKIADAKQEAKEKAANAKVSSSASALDSGKNSSFYFYSPNAVTTAKQDFKKKWGDRALTDNWRLKSKASSSSSSSSDNDLAQNNSEDSNKNKNENLEDMRYNSNFFLSQIPTDPNDIKDMKKDRDNAYYQLGLIYSDRLEEYQLAADRLEKLLTLNPMPELIEPTKYHLYKIYSKLNPAKAELVLNDLKTNHPNSQYTKVLLDPNAKLELENSPVQEYERIYALYKNGALYEVLEMLEDRIPRIMNDGIVSKYEYLKATTIGRLNGLEDYKKAMNYVLQTYPNSKEAVEAKRIINVEIPMLMQKSFKNDLSTNIKMIYEVDYPLSEESIELRNKLQRYANDRAHTGIKFSADMYSKNKMFFVLHGVKSGNLAKSAQMYLEISDDYGIKKTPTLISSEDYGVVLIKKNWDEYLKTQLPPAQNNGQ, from the coding sequence TTGAAAAAACACATCAATAAATATATTATCGCATTAACTGTTGTTACATTTCTAATTGCCTGTTCAACAAAGAAAAACACAGCAATGACTCGCGCATATCATTCCACAACTACAAAATACAATATTTTGTACAATGGGCAATTGGCATATGACGAAGGAATTGAAACTTTGAAAACCAAATATCACGATGATTTCAATAACATTTTAACCGTTGAAAGAATTCAACCCGAAAAAAATGCCATAATTGTTCAACAAGAACGCGACCCAAATTTTCAACGTGCCGAAGAAAAGGCAGTAAAGGCAGCTCATCTTCATTCGATTTATATTTCAGGAAAAGAACACAATCCACAAATGGATGAAGCTTATATGTTGTTAGGTAAATCACGATATCATGACAACAGATATGTTCCGGCTTTAGAAGCGTTTAATTATATTTTATTAAAATATCCAGACAGCGATTTATATTACGACGCTCAAGTTTGGAAAGAAAAAACCAACTTAAGATTAGAATATTATAATGTTGCCATCAAGAATTTAAAAAAATTATTACGAGAAGATAAATTCAAAAGCCAAACGAAATCTGAGGCTTTAGCTACATTAGCACAAGGATATATTTATAGTGATTATTTAGATAGCGCAAAAATACCTTTAAAAGAAGCAATTGAACTAACCAACAATTTAGATGAACGCGCAAGATATACATTTATCTTAGGTCAATTAAATTCTAAAACTGGAGATAAAGATGCTGCCATCGCTAACTTTCAGCGAATTATAGATTATAACCATAAAGTTCCAAGATCTTATTTGATCAATGCTTATGCAGGTAAATTCTTTAACCAAGATTACAAAACTGTTGACACTTTAGTTTTCTTAAAAGAATACAACAAACTATTAAAAGACCGAGAGAATCGTGCCTATCAAGACGTAATTTACAATCAAATGGGAACACTTTATGATTTATACGGTGTGAACCCAAAAGCGATTGAAAACTACAATAAATCATTATCTAAAATCAAAGACAATCAATATCTAAAAGTTTCTAATTACAGAAGCTTAGCTGAATTATACTACAAACAAAAAGTTTACGAAATGGCTGGAAAATATTATGACAGCACCATGGTAAACATGAATCCGGATAGTCGCGAATATTTGGCGATAAAACACAAAAGAAATAACTTGATTGATGTAGTTAAATTTGAAGCAATTATCAAAGAAAACGACAGTATTTTGAATTTGGTTTATGCATCACCAGATGAACGAAATACAATAATAAATAAATTTATTGAAGAACGAAAAATTGCCGATGCTAAACAAGAAGCAAAAGAAAAAGCAGCTAATGCAAAAGTTAGTTCATCAGCTTCTGCTTTAGATTCTGGAAAAAATTCTTCTTTCTATTTCTATTCACCAAATGCAGTTACAACAGCAAAACAAGACTTTAAGAAAAAATGGGGGGACAGAGCACTTACAGACAATTGGCGTTTGAAATCAAAAGCAAGCTCTAGCTCAAGTTCTAGTTCAGATAATGATTTAGCACAAAATAATTCTGAAGACAGCAACAAAAATAAAAATGAGAATTTAGAAGACATGAGATACAATTCTAATTTCTTCTTATCTCAAATTCCAACCGATCCAAACGACATCAAAGACATGAAAAAAGATCGTGATAATGCATATTATCAATTGGGATTAATTTACAGCGATCGTTTAGAAGAATATCAATTAGCAGCGGATCGTCTTGAAAAATTATTGACTTTAAATCCAATGCCCGAATTGATTGAACCAACAAAATATCATTTATATAAAATATATTCTAAATTAAATCCTGCAAAAGCAGAACTGGTTTTAAATGATTTAAAAACAAATCATCCAAATTCGCAGTACACCAAGGTATTACTTGATCCAAATGCAAAATTAGAATTAGAAAATTCTCCTGTTCAAGAATACGAACGCATTTATGCTTTGTATAAAAACGGCGCTTTATATGAAGTTTTAGAAATGTTAGAAGATCGCATTCCTAGAATTATGAATGACGGAATTGTTTCTAAATACGAATATTTAAAAGCGACAACAATCGGAAGATTGAACGGATTGGAAGATTACAAAAAAGCGATGAATTACGTTTTACAAACGTATCCAAATTCAAAAGAAGCCGTTGAAGCAAAACGAATTATTAATGTTGAAATTCCGATGTTGATGCAAAAGTCATTTAAAAATGATTTATCGACAAATATCAAAATGATTTACGAAGTTGATTATCCATTATCCGAAGAATCGATTGAATTACGTAACAAATTACAACGTTACGCAAACGACCGCGCGCATACAGGAATCAAATTTTCGGCAGATATGTATTCTAAAAACAAAATGTTCTTTGTTTTACATGGAGTAAAATCAGGAAACTTAGCAAAATCTGCTCAAATGTATTTAGAGATTTCTGATGATTATGGAATCAAAAAAACACCAACTTTAATCAGTTCTGAAGATTATGGCGTTGTACTGATTAAAAAGAATTGGGATGAGTATCTAAAAACACAACTTCCTCCGGCTCAAAACAATGGACAATAA
- a CDS encoding ABC transporter ATP-binding protein, with the protein MIKVHNLSKIYNGYRVLNIEHLEIQKGESFGLVGNNGAGKTTFFSLLLDLIQPSTGNIVSNGIEIHTSEKWKTFTNAFLDESFLIGYLTPDEYFNFIGELRGLSKVETLEFVKPFQVFFNDEILGGKKYIRDLSKGNQKKVGIAAAFIGNPEVVILDEPFANLDPTTQIRLKNLLKEIAQKKQITMLISSHDLQHTIEVSNRIVALEKGKIVKDLITNENTMAELEALFSI; encoded by the coding sequence ATGATAAAAGTACATAACCTTTCAAAAATATATAACGGATATCGAGTTTTAAACATCGAGCATTTAGAAATCCAAAAAGGAGAAAGTTTTGGTTTGGTTGGAAACAACGGAGCCGGAAAAACCACTTTCTTTAGTTTATTGTTAGATTTGATTCAACCATCGACAGGAAATATCGTTTCTAACGGAATTGAAATCCATACTTCTGAAAAATGGAAAACATTTACCAACGCATTCTTAGACGAATCGTTTTTAATTGGCTACTTAACTCCAGATGAGTATTTTAATTTTATTGGAGAATTACGTGGTTTATCAAAAGTAGAAACGTTGGAATTTGTAAAACCTTTCCAAGTTTTCTTTAACGATGAAATTTTAGGCGGCAAGAAATACATCCGAGATTTATCTAAAGGAAATCAGAAAAAAGTGGGAATCGCAGCTGCGTTTATCGGAAATCCTGAAGTGGTAATTTTAGATGAACCGTTTGCTAACTTAGATCCAACCACACAAATTCGATTAAAGAACTTACTGAAAGAAATCGCACAGAAAAAACAAATTACGATGTTAATTTCAAGTCACGATTTACAGCATACCATCGAAGTTTCTAATCGAATTGTAGCTTTAGAAAAAGGAAAAATCGTAAAAGATTTAATTACCAACGAAAATACTATGGCAGAATTAGAAGCTTTATTTTCGATTTAA
- a CDS encoding DUF5687 family protein — translation MNKLLFYLRKKAFFRSPLFVTNLILAIVVGVYAVMFAVLLLIFGFGTYFIFQEENLVPFEEINRYAIYFFGADLMLRYVLQKFNSNNIKSLLLTNIPKSKIVKNILAKSIFSIFNIFGLLYLLPLIGIILFNETFSLSLLLWCFSLILLLYFNNYLNLLLNKVDAFFYVVFGIAILAGIAQYYDLIIITDYTYYFYNAFYAYPYLIILLAATLAGIIYYAYKNYLSNLYLDKGLEAKQKEVQNINLSWLDKFGTTGTFLKLDIKMLLRNKRSKSAMLMSFGFVFYGLFFFTNMVPMYNNPVMHMFAAIFVTGGFIFNFGNYIPSWDSSYYPFMMTQKFTYNDYLKSKWWLMVISTLACCVLALFYLAFGLDVYLMILAGAIFNIGANTHLVMLSGAFVKTPIDLGTNKNLMGDKSAFNIKSILLSLPKMLLPMFLYGIGVLIKDATLGYILVSLAGIIGFAFRDYIFKQIEKVYKKEKYSTIAAYKRSN, via the coding sequence ATGAATAAGCTTTTGTTTTATTTACGAAAAAAAGCATTTTTTCGTTCTCCACTTTTTGTAACAAATCTAATTTTAGCAATTGTTGTTGGAGTTTATGCCGTTATGTTTGCTGTGCTTTTGTTGATTTTTGGATTTGGGACTTATTTTATTTTTCAAGAAGAAAATTTAGTACCGTTTGAAGAAATTAATCGATATGCGATTTATTTTTTTGGAGCCGATTTGATGCTTCGTTATGTCTTACAAAAATTTAATTCCAATAATATCAAATCTTTACTTTTAACAAATATTCCGAAATCTAAAATTGTAAAGAACATTTTAGCCAAAAGTATATTTTCAATTTTCAATATTTTTGGGTTATTATATTTACTGCCTTTAATCGGAATCATACTTTTCAATGAAACATTTTCACTTTCACTTTTACTTTGGTGTTTCTCATTGATATTATTATTGTATTTTAATAACTATCTAAATTTATTATTAAACAAAGTAGATGCGTTTTTTTATGTTGTTTTTGGTATTGCAATTTTAGCAGGAATCGCACAATATTACGATTTAATCATCATCACCGATTATACATATTATTTTTATAATGCTTTTTACGCTTATCCATATTTAATCATTTTATTGGCTGCTACATTGGCTGGTATTATTTATTATGCATACAAAAATTATTTATCTAACTTGTATTTAGATAAAGGTTTAGAAGCAAAACAAAAAGAAGTTCAGAATATCAATTTGTCTTGGTTAGATAAATTCGGAACAACCGGAACATTTTTAAAATTAGACATTAAAATGTTATTGAGAAATAAACGTTCTAAATCAGCAATGTTAATGAGTTTTGGATTTGTTTTCTACGGATTATTTTTCTTTACTAATATGGTTCCGATGTACAACAATCCGGTAATGCACATGTTTGCAGCGATTTTTGTAACCGGCGGATTTATTTTTAATTTCGGGAATTACATTCCAAGTTGGGATTCGTCTTATTATCCATTCATGATGACGCAAAAATTCACTTATAACGATTATCTGAAATCAAAATGGTGGTTGATGGTTATTTCAACTTTAGCTTGTTGCGTGTTGGCTTTGTTTTATTTAGCTTTTGGATTAGATGTTTATTTAATGATTTTAGCTGGAGCAATTTTTAACATTGGTGCAAATACGCATTTAGTTATGTTAAGCGGTGCTTTTGTAAAAACTCCAATTGATTTAGGAACGAACAAAAATTTAATGGGAGACAAAAGTGCATTCAATATCAAATCGATTTTACTTTCATTACCAAAAATGCTTTTACCGATGTTTTTATACGGCATAGGTGTTTTAATAAAAGATGCAACTTTGGGTTATATTTTGGTTTCGTTAGCCGGAATCATCGGATTTGCTTTCAGAGATTACATCTTTAAACAAATAGAAAAAGTTTACAAAAAAGAAAAATATTCAACAATTGCTGCTTACAAACGTTCAAACTAA
- a CDS encoding TerC family protein, producing MNNLPEDHMINHPWLIGGFAIAVIIMLLLDLGVFNKKTHVISNKEALTWSIVWISLSMVFSAVVYFVLDKPQGITDNFSKYQAAYWIEKALSVDNLFVFILVFKFFKIPKDYQHKVLFWGILGALFFRAIFIFAGVELIKLTYITLPFLGINPETGDPRQLNVVLFIFGIFLIVAGIKSGMPAKEDDEQDLSKNIGVRLVHKFFKVSPDFDGDKFFTIQNGIKMVTPLFVALAVIEITDLVFAVDSIPAIFAIAPDDPFILYTSNIFAILGLRSMYFLLANSMDMFSKLHYGLAIILVFIGTKMIIMPYYHFESTISLAVIGGVLAISIIASLLFKPKHD from the coding sequence ATGAATAATTTACCCGAAGATCACATGATCAATCATCCGTGGTTAATTGGCGGATTTGCTATTGCTGTAATCATCATGTTACTTTTAGATTTAGGTGTTTTCAATAAAAAAACACATGTTATTTCTAACAAAGAAGCCTTAACTTGGAGTATTGTTTGGATTTCGCTTTCAATGGTGTTTAGTGCAGTAGTTTATTTTGTATTGGATAAACCACAAGGAATTACAGATAACTTCTCTAAATATCAAGCTGCATATTGGATTGAAAAAGCGCTTTCGGTCGATAACTTATTTGTATTTATTTTGGTCTTTAAGTTCTTTAAAATACCTAAAGATTATCAGCATAAAGTATTGTTTTGGGGAATATTAGGAGCTTTGTTTTTCCGAGCAATATTTATTTTTGCAGGTGTTGAATTAATTAAGCTAACTTACATCACACTTCCATTCTTAGGGATTAATCCAGAAACAGGAGATCCAAGACAATTAAACGTTGTTTTATTTATATTTGGAATTTTCTTAATCGTTGCCGGAATTAAATCAGGAATGCCAGCAAAAGAAGATGACGAACAAGATTTGTCTAAAAACATCGGTGTTCGTTTGGTTCATAAATTCTTTAAAGTTTCTCCAGATTTTGATGGTGATAAATTTTTCACGATTCAAAACGGAATTAAAATGGTAACGCCTTTATTTGTAGCTTTAGCTGTAATTGAAATTACCGATTTAGTTTTTGCGGTTGATAGCATTCCTGCTATTTTTGCCATTGCGCCAGATGATCCGTTTATCTTATACACATCAAATATATTTGCTATTTTAGGTTTACGTTCGATGTATTTCTTATTAGCAAATTCAATGGATATGTTCTCTAAGTTACATTATGGATTGGCTATTATTTTGGTTTTCATTGGAACCAAAATGATTATTATGCCATACTATCATTTTGAATCAACCATTTCGTTAGCTGTTATTGGCGGAGTTTTAGCAATCTCGATTATCGCATCGTTATTATTTAAACCAAAACATGATTAA
- a CDS encoding NAD(P)H-dependent glycerol-3-phosphate dehydrogenase, protein MNENPKFAVIGGGSWATAIAKMLCHNLDEVAWYMRNSSAIEEIKLNKHNPNYLSAVEFDTNQLLLTDDINQAVSYADYIVFAVPSAFLGKEMQKLNVDISNKVVISAIKGIIPESNSIVGEYFMETYNIPQENIAVIAGPCHAEEVALERLSYLTIASGDLAKAEVIANCLKSHYIKAKVSDDIIGTEYASMLKNIYAVACGMAHGLGYGDNFQALLMSNAIREMKKFIKKVHKMKRNINDSAYLGDLLVTGYSLFSRNRMFGNMIGKGYTVKSAQMEMNMIAEGYYATKSAYDMNLELKAKTPIINAVYDILYNGKEPKKVFKKLTEKLD, encoded by the coding sequence ATGAATGAAAATCCCAAATTTGCGGTAATTGGTGGAGGAAGTTGGGCAACAGCTATCGCTAAAATGCTGTGTCATAATTTAGATGAGGTTGCTTGGTATATGCGCAACTCATCTGCTATTGAAGAGATTAAGCTAAACAAACATAACCCAAATTATTTAAGTGCTGTTGAATTTGATACCAATCAGTTATTATTAACTGACGATATTAACCAAGCAGTTTCTTATGCAGATTATATTGTTTTTGCAGTTCCGTCTGCCTTTTTAGGTAAAGAAATGCAAAAGTTAAACGTAGATATTTCTAACAAAGTAGTTATTTCTGCAATTAAAGGTATTATTCCTGAAAGCAACAGTATTGTTGGAGAATATTTTATGGAAACTTATAATATTCCTCAAGAAAACATTGCAGTAATTGCAGGTCCTTGTCATGCAGAAGAAGTTGCATTAGAACGACTTTCTTATTTAACCATTGCAAGTGGCGATTTGGCTAAAGCCGAAGTTATTGCAAATTGTCTTAAAAGTCATTATATAAAAGCTAAAGTTTCTGACGATATTATTGGTACAGAATACGCATCGATGCTAAAAAATATTTATGCTGTTGCTTGCGGAATGGCACATGGTTTAGGATATGGCGATAATTTCCAGGCTTTATTGATGAGTAATGCGATTCGTGAGATGAAAAAATTCATTAAGAAAGTTCATAAAATGAAACGTAATATTAACGATTCTGCCTATTTAGGAGATTTGTTAGTTACAGGATATTCTTTATTCTCTAGAAACCGAATGTTCGGGAATATGATTGGTAAAGGTTATACCGTAAAATCTGCACAGATGGAAATGAACATGATTGCCGAAGGTTATTATGCAACCAAAAGTGCTTATGATATGAATCTTGAACTAAAAGCAAAAACACCCATCATCAATGCCGTTTATGATATTCTTTACAACGGTAAAGAACCAAAGAAAGTTTTTAAAAAATTAACAGAAAAATTAGACTAA
- a CDS encoding IS1595-like element ISBbi1 family transposase — MNIFSFTAHFGSEEDCRLHFKEQRDKEGVVCKRCGGTSHYWLQGKWSYECKGCRFRTSLRSGTIMESSKLPFLVWYKTMFLMSCTKKGFSTNELQKQLGLKRYEPVWAMVHKLRRAMGNRDARYTLEGMIELDEGYFSVASKEIERGKGTRGRGAEGKQNVAVMAESTPLEDIETGKKEKHVRYFKARVLDSHQSEGINGVVRDCMEDDAIVFSDKSTSYVDISDLVELHVTEKSDAKTTKETLKWVHIAISNAKRTLLGNYHKIKRKYLQLYLNEFIYKLNRRYFGDKLFDRLVIANITGA, encoded by the coding sequence ATGAACATATTCAGTTTTACGGCTCATTTCGGTTCGGAGGAAGATTGTCGTTTGCATTTCAAGGAGCAGCGTGATAAGGAAGGGGTTGTCTGCAAGCGATGCGGGGGCACTTCCCATTATTGGTTACAGGGTAAATGGAGTTATGAATGCAAAGGTTGCCGTTTCCGCACCTCGTTGCGCAGCGGTACGATCATGGAGAGCTCCAAGCTGCCGTTTCTGGTGTGGTACAAAACGATGTTCCTGATGAGTTGCACAAAAAAGGGATTCTCCACCAACGAACTCCAGAAGCAATTAGGATTGAAGCGTTACGAACCGGTATGGGCGATGGTACACAAACTCCGCAGGGCGATGGGCAACCGGGATGCAAGGTATACACTGGAAGGGATGATAGAACTGGATGAGGGTTACTTTTCGGTGGCCAGTAAGGAAATCGAGCGAGGCAAGGGTACACGTGGCCGGGGAGCCGAGGGAAAGCAGAACGTTGCGGTGATGGCCGAAAGCACCCCGTTGGAAGATATCGAAACGGGCAAAAAGGAGAAGCATGTGCGTTATTTCAAGGCCAGGGTACTGGATAGCCATCAAAGTGAAGGAATCAACGGCGTGGTCAGGGACTGCATGGAGGATGATGCCATCGTATTTTCGGACAAAAGCACTTCTTACGTTGACATCTCCGATCTGGTGGAATTGCACGTCACCGAGAAATCAGACGCCAAAACCACCAAGGAAACACTCAAATGGGTGCATATCGCAATCAGTAATGCAAAACGGACATTGCTGGGCAACTACCATAAAATCAAAAGGAAATACTTACAGTTGTATCTCAACGAGTTTATTTACAAATTAAACAGACGGTATTTTGGAGACAAACTCTTTGACAGACTAGTAATTGCGAATATAACAGGTGCATAA
- the nadD gene encoding nicotinate (nicotinamide) nucleotide adenylyltransferase, translated as MKIGLYFGTFNPIHVGHLIIANHLAENSDIDQVWMVITPHNPLKKKANLLEDYHRLHMVHLATEKFDKIQPSDIEFKLAQPNYTINTLVHLEEKFPNHEFSLIMGEDNLESFNKWKNYEVILANYQIYVYPRISESMIPEAFQNHPKIKRVEAPIIELSSTFIRNNIKAGKNIQPMLNPKVWEYIDHNLFYKK; from the coding sequence ATGAAAATTGGTTTGTATTTCGGAACGTTCAACCCCATTCATGTCGGACATCTTATTATCGCAAATCATTTAGCAGAAAATAGTGATATCGATCAAGTTTGGATGGTCATAACACCACATAATCCATTAAAGAAAAAAGCAAATTTGCTAGAAGATTATCATCGATTACACATGGTGCATTTAGCAACCGAAAAGTTTGATAAAATTCAACCATCGGATATTGAGTTTAAATTAGCACAACCTAATTATACGATTAACACATTGGTTCATTTAGAAGAGAAATTTCCGAATCACGAGTTTTCTTTAATTATGGGCGAAGATAATTTGGAATCGTTTAATAAATGGAAAAACTATGAAGTAATTTTAGCAAATTATCAGATTTATGTTTATCCAAGAATTTCTGAAAGCATGATTCCAGAAGCATTTCAAAATCATCCAAAAATCAAAAGAGTTGAAGCTCCGATAATCGAACTTTCATCTACTTTTATTCGTAATAATATTAAAGCTGGTAAAAACATTCAACCGATGTTAAATCCGAAAGTTTGGGAATATATTGACCACAATTTATTCTACAAAAAATAA
- the gmk gene encoding guanylate kinase yields MNTGKLFVFSAPSGSGKTTIVKHLLTKPELQLDFSISATSRYQREGEINGKDYYFISAEEFQKHIANNDFVEYEEVYKDNYYGTLKTELERIWALGKNVIFDIDVVGGLNIKKQYPEQTLAIFVSPPSVEELERRLRFRQTESDEKIQMRLDKAEREIAQAPKFDLILENHDLDTAKAEAYQLIADFLKK; encoded by the coding sequence ATGAATACGGGTAAACTATTTGTTTTTTCTGCACCATCGGGTTCTGGAAAAACAACCATCGTAAAACATTTATTAACCAAACCAGAATTGCAGTTAGATTTTTCTATTTCGGCTACTTCTCGTTACCAACGCGAAGGTGAAATAAATGGTAAAGATTATTATTTTATTTCGGCTGAAGAATTTCAGAAACACATTGCAAATAATGATTTTGTTGAATACGAAGAAGTTTACAAAGACAACTATTACGGAACTTTAAAAACCGAACTAGAACGTATTTGGGCTTTGGGTAAAAATGTAATTTTTGATATTGATGTGGTTGGTGGTTTGAATATTAAAAAACAATATCCCGAACAAACCTTGGCTATTTTTGTTAGTCCACCTTCGGTTGAAGAATTAGAACGTCGTTTACGTTTTCGTCAGACAGAAAGTGACGAGAAAATTCAGATGCGTTTGGATAAAGCAGAACGCGAAATTGCTCAAGCTCCTAAATTTGATTTGATTTTAGAGAATCATGATTTAGATACAGCAAAGGCAGAAGCTTACCAATTGATTGCAGATTTTTTAAAGAAGTAA
- a CDS encoding YicC/YloC family endoribonuclease → MTGFGKASMQLPNKKITVEVKSLNSKNLDLNVRLPQAFREKELELRNVIAKELERGKVDFSIFVEVTAEETSSKINAPIVLSYIEQMKNIIPNADETELMKMAVRMPDALKVERQEIDENEWESIQTVITEALQYINEFRRQEGAKLEVEFRNRIENIRNFMNQAVALDPERIAIVKERLRNNLVELQANVDENRFEQEIIYYLEKLDITEEKVRLTNHLDYFIETIEGSEANGRKLGFISQEMGREINTMGSKSNHSEMQKLVVQMKDELEKIKEQVLNVL, encoded by the coding sequence ATGACCGGTTTTGGAAAAGCTTCTATGCAACTTCCAAATAAAAAAATTACTGTAGAAGTTAAATCTTTAAATTCTAAAAACTTAGATTTAAACGTTCGACTTCCACAAGCTTTTCGTGAAAAAGAATTGGAATTACGTAATGTAATCGCTAAAGAATTAGAACGCGGAAAAGTGGACTTCTCTATTTTTGTTGAAGTAACTGCAGAAGAAACGTCAAGCAAAATCAATGCACCAATTGTATTATCATACATTGAGCAAATGAAAAATATTATCCCAAATGCTGATGAAACCGAATTAATGAAAATGGCGGTCCGTATGCCAGATGCATTAAAAGTAGAACGTCAAGAAATTGACGAAAACGAATGGGAATCTATACAAACGGTTATCACAGAAGCATTACAATACATCAACGAATTTAGACGACAAGAAGGTGCTAAATTAGAAGTTGAATTCAGAAATAGAATCGAAAACATTCGTAATTTTATGAATCAAGCGGTTGCTTTAGACCCAGAACGAATTGCAATTGTAAAAGAACGTTTGCGTAATAATTTGGTCGAACTTCAAGCTAATGTAGATGAAAATCGTTTTGAACAAGAAATCATCTATTATTTAGAAAAATTAGATATCACCGAAGAAAAAGTTCGTTTGACAAATCATTTAGATTATTTCATTGAAACTATTGAAGGTTCTGAAGCTAACGGTCGTAAATTAGGTTTTATCTCTCAAGAAATGGGAAGAGAAATCAATACGATGGGGTCAAAATCTAACCATTCTGAAATGCAGAAATTAGTCGTTCAGATGAAAGATGAATTAGAAAAAATTAAAGAACAAGTTTTAAACGTTCTTTAA
- a CDS encoding T9SS type A sorting domain-containing protein, with the protein MKQKITSFLLFIVTMYSFAQTSTIQQQFENNIWYLESMTIDGDLIPAPNNDEISFPRIYIGPENDYSFEKCSPGFGGGVYSFTSQNEIVFGNYTVGPYVCQNLENNIFFDAFDYFIWDNMLNSYEIEITEMSSNALKMELIIDENNKLTYFNSTTASNNNKEKLNFKIYPNPTSDFANIIGEEQDIKQFNAYVLYDLTGKKILEKELLESKLDFRGVINGTYLLFFIKDNKMIEFGKIIKK; encoded by the coding sequence ATGAAACAAAAAATTACCTCCTTTTTACTTTTTATAGTAACAATGTATTCGTTTGCGCAAACAAGTACAATACAACAACAATTTGAAAACAACATTTGGTATTTAGAAAGCATGACCATTGACGGTGACTTAATTCCAGCTCCAAATAACGATGAAATAAGTTTTCCTAGAATATACATTGGTCCTGAAAATGACTATTCATTTGAGAAATGTTCTCCTGGTTTTGGCGGAGGTGTTTATAGTTTTACATCACAAAATGAAATTGTTTTCGGGAATTATACAGTTGGTCCATATGTTTGCCAAAATTTAGAAAATAATATTTTCTTTGATGCATTCGACTATTTTATATGGGATAATATGCTTAATTCATATGAAATTGAAATTACAGAAATGAGTTCTAATGCATTAAAAATGGAACTAATTATTGATGAAAACAATAAATTGACTTATTTCAATTCAACTACAGCTTCTAATAATAATAAGGAGAAATTGAATTTTAAAATTTATCCCAATCCAACCTCTGATTTTGCTAACATCATTGGTGAAGAGCAAGATATAAAACAATTTAATGCTTATGTTTTATATGATTTAACAGGAAAAAAAATCTTAGAAAAAGAGTTATTAGAATCAAAATTAGATTTTAGAGGTGTAATAAACGGAACGTACCTTTTGTTCTTTATAAAAGATAATAAAATGATTGAATTTGGTAAAATTATTAAAAAGTAA